A single genomic interval of Littorina saxatilis isolate snail1 linkage group LG17, US_GU_Lsax_2.0, whole genome shotgun sequence harbors:
- the LOC138952458 gene encoding flavin-containing monooxygenase 5-like, whose amino-acid sequence MAAVRRVAVIGAGASGLPSTKTCVEEGLDTVCLERADEVGGLWRFTKKVVEGRSCVMKSTVMNTSKEMSCFSDFPPPKDFPNFMQHEVAQKYFRAYADHFDLDRHIRYNTEVTKVRQADDYVRTGRWVVESIDHKSGKKSTDTFDAVLVCSGHHAEKNLPEVPGISEFEGPVIHSHDYRPDTEHDDKKILVVGLGNSAGDLAVELSRKGKQVFLSTRKGTWIFHCCMFRGMPWDLCLMTRFEFWKNSCLPFSWIEAKMAATLNQTIDHDLYGLTPACMPFSHSPFVNDELGGRIICGAVKVKDDLQRLTTSGVEFKDGSFEDIDVVLMATGYTIGFPFMEKEVVDIEKNQLKFYKQMFQPDLQHQTLAFIGCVQPSGCIWPICELQARLAVSVFKGAVKLPPRDDMWKEIEANESMRSSRYPNTIRHTLEIDWLPTMDELAEMIGCKPNIGRLVLTDPKLALRVLFGPCLPYQYRLEGPGRWSGARDAVLSFMDRVRFPLQSRALPPNRRSGLVKTAEWVLFPSFSWVVFLELLVLALLLLVLCRG is encoded by the exons ATGGCGGCAGTGCGGCGTGTGGCAGTGATCGGGGCCGGGGCCAGCGGACTGCCATCGACCAAAACGTGTGTGGAAGAAGGTTTGGATACGGTGTGTCTGGAGCGAGCGGACGAGGTGGGGGGACTGTGGCGCTTCACCAAGAAGGTTGTGGAAGGACGTTCCTGTGTGATGAAGTCCACCGTCATGAACACCTCCAAGGAGATGTCCTGCTTCAGTGACTTCCCGCCTCCCAAG GATTTCCCGAACTTTATGCAGCATGAAGTGGCGCAGAAGTACTTCCGGGCCTACGCTGATCACTTCGACCTTGACCGTCACATTCGCTACAACACGGAGGTCACCAAGGTCAGACAAGCAGACGACTATGTCCGCACCGGGCGATGGGTCGTCGAAA GCATCGACCACAAGAGCGGCAAAAAGAGTACTGACACTTTCGACGCGGTGTTAGTGTGCTCGGGCCACCATGCGGAGAAGAACTTGCCCGAGGTGCCCGGGATAAGCGAGTTCGAGGGCCCGGTGATCCACTCGCACGACTACCGGCCCGACACCGAGCACGACGACAAGAAGATACTGGTGGTGGGCTTGGGCAACTCTGCTGGGGACCTGGCTGTGGAGCTCAGCAGGAAGGGAAAgcag GTGTTTCTCAGCACGCGGAAGGGAACGTGGATATTCCACTGCTGCATGTTTAGAGGCATGCCCTGGGATCTGTGTCTCATGACGCGCTTTGAGTTCTGGAAGAACAGTTGTCTTCCCTTCTCCTGGATTGAAGCAAAAATGGCCGCCACGCTAAATCAAACCATTGACCACGACCTCTACGGTTTGACCCCTGCCTGCATGCCCTTCAG TCATTCGCCGTTTGTGAATGACGAACTCGGAGGTCGCATCATCTGTGGGGCAGTGAAGGTCAAGGACGACCTGCAGCGCTTGACGACCAGTGGAGTGGAGTTCAAGGACGGCAGCTTTGAAGACATAGACGTCGTTCTCATGGCAACGGGCTACACTATTGGATTTCCCTTTATGGAGAAAGAG GTGGTGGACATTGAGAAGAACCAGCTCAAGTTCTACAAACAGATGTTCCAGCCTGACCTCCAGCATCAGACGCTGGCCTTCATTGGCTGTGTTCAGCCCTCGGGGTGTATCTGGCCAATCTGTGAGCTGCAGGCCCGACTGGCCGTGTCTGTCTTCAAG GGGGCGGTGAAACTGCCGCCCCGTGACGATATGTGGAAGGAGATTGAGGCCAATGAGAGCATGAGATCCTCTCGCTATCCTAACACCATTAGACACACTCTGGAGATCGACTGGCTGCCCACCATGGATGAACTGGCCGAGATGATTGGCTGCAAGCCCAACATTG GACGCCTGGTACTGACGGACCCCAAGCTGGCCCTGCGCGTGTTGTTCGGGCCGTGTCTGCCCTACCAGTACCGCCTGGAGGGGCCGGGCCGCTGGTCGGGGGCCAGAGACGCCGTGCTCAGCTTCATGGACAGGGTTCGATTCCCGCTGCAGTCCCGGGCCTTGCCGCCCAACCGCCGTAGCGGGCTGGTGAAGACAGCGGAGTGGGTCCTCTTCCCGTCCTTCTCGTGGGTCGTCTTCCTCGAGCTGCTCGTGCTCGCCTTGCTCCTGCTCGTGCTCTGCCGGGGTTGA
- the LOC138952457 gene encoding uncharacterized protein: MAAFLTLLLSVLLLGASAKPQARQKRQATQELDACSHKTFDLGLYNDATFSSSEECRTNVNGGYPHMADWNMAYVKPVGARYVNIDYLVDIENDNNCNYDSLTFGAGRAGESVKLCGLQDGEFSLPLDEDESQFNVTFNSDASVNADGFQYSIYFTDDYADFPTDNLPELNGRTASNSNNDNIEGPSSSSNNDYGFASWALYSSSSYAPYNSYSSSSYAPYNSYSFSSYEPYTSYSSSSYAPYNSYSSSSYAPYNSYSFSSYEPYTSYSSSSYAPYNSYSSSSYAPYNSYSFSSYEPYTSYSSSSYAPYNSYSSSSYAPYNSYSFSSYEPYTSYSSSSYAPYNSYSSSSYAPYNSYSFSSYEPYTSYSSSSYAPYNSYSSSSYAPYNSYSFSSYEPYTSYSSSSYAPYNSYSSSSYAPYNSYSSSSYAPYNSYSFSSYEPYTSYSSSSYDTYNYNSYGSSSYEPYNYNSLSSSSYEPYTYSSYESFADEPYSTDAYSFSYGPYSSATNSYEPYTYFDHSSDGQTANTDSYYASASNYDSYNPRPDPALDEYNGDYDVDRTLSRLAELRAELADLKRQVEESQQSLRDFEAYLDQLAGEGVGDSNNNYDNYYGYGGAVPAKK, translated from the exons ATGGCTGCGTTCCTCACTCTCCTTCTTTCGGTGCTTCTGCTGGGCGCCTCGGCCAAG CCACAGGCACGACAGAAGAGACAAGCAACCCAGGAGCTTGATGCAT GTTCGCACAAGACGTTTGACTTGGGGCTTTACAATGACGCCACGTTCAGCAGTAGCGAGGAGTGCAGGACCAACGTTAACGGCGGTTACCCCCACATGGCCGACTGGAACATGGCCTACGTCAAGCCGGTAGGGGCCAGGTATGTCAACATCGACTACCTCGTCGACATCGAGAACGACAACAACTGCAACTACGACTCTCTGACCTTCGGCGCTGGTCGCGCGGGTGAAAGCGTGAAGCTGTGCGGTTTGCAGGACGGCGAGTTCTCGT tgccgCTGGACGAGGACGAAAGTCAGTTCAACGTGACCTTCAACTCTGACGCCTCGGTCAACGCAGACGGCTTCCAGTACAGCATCTACTTCACGGATGACTACGCAG ATTTCCCAACTGACAATCTGCCAGAGCTCAATGGTCGCACAGCCTCTAATAGCAACAACGACAATATTGAGGGCCCTTCCAGCAGTAGCAACAACGACTACGGCTTTGCTTCTTGGGCACTGTACAGTTCCTCATCTTATGCGCCTTACAACTCGTACAGTTCCTCATCTTATGCGCCTTACAACTCGTACAGTTTCTCTTCCTATGAACCTTACACCTCTTACAGTTCCTCATCTTATGCGCCTTACAACTCGTACAGTTCCTCATCTTATGCGCCTTACAACTCGTACAGTTTCTCTTCCTATGAACCTTACACCTCTTACAGTTCCTCATCTTATGCGCCTTACAACTCGTACAGTTCCTCATCTTATGCGCCTTACAACTCGTACAGTTTCTCTTCCTATGAACCTTACACCTCTTACAGTTCCTCATCTTATGCGCCTTACAACTCGTACAGTTCCTCATCTTATGCGCCTTACAACTCGTACAGTTTCTCTTCCTATGAACCTTACACCTCTTACAGTTCCTCATCTTATGCGCCTTACAACTCGTACAGTTCCTCATCTTATGCGCCTTACAACTCGTACAGTTTCTCTTCCTATGAACCTTACACCTCTTACAGTTCCTCATCTTATGCGCCTTACAACTCGTACAGTTCCTCATCTTATGCGCCTTACAACTCGTACAGTTTCTCTTCCTATGAACCTTACACCTCTTACAGTTCCTCATCTTATGCGCCTTACAACTCGTACAGTTCCTCATCTTATGCGCCTTACAACTCGTACAGTTCCTCATCTTATGCGCCTTACAACTCGTACAGTTTCTCTTCCTATGAACCTTACACCTCTTACAGTTCCTCTTCCTATGACACTTACAACTACAACTCCTACGGTTCCTCTTCATATGAACCTTACAACTACAACTCTTTGAGTTCATCTTCCTATGAACCTTACACATACAGCTCCTATGAATCTTTCGCTGATGAACCCTACTCCACCGATGCTTACTCCTTTTCCTACGGTCCATACTCTTCCGCAACCAACTCATACGAACCCTACACATACTTTGACCACTCCAGCGACGGTCAAACGGCCAACACCGACAGCTACTACGCTAGCGCCAGCAACTACGACAGCTACAACCCTCGCCCAGATCCTGCACTTGACGAGTATAACGGGGACTACGACG TGGATCGCACCTTGTCCCGACTTGCCGAACTGAGAGCAGAGCTGGCGGATCTGAAACGTCAAGTAGAAGAGTCCCAGCAGTCTCTTCGCGACTTCGAAGCCTACCTCGATCAGTTAGCTGGTGAAGGTGTCggcgacagcaacaacaactacgACAACTACTACGGCTATGGCGGCGCGGTCCCAGCCAAGAAATAG